The sequence below is a genomic window from Clostridia bacterium.
CAGTGGCATCATGCGCGGCGCCGGCGACACCATGCCCTCCATGTGGATTTCAATGTTCACTACTGTAGTAATACGCGTGCCACTAGCGTATCTATGGGCGTGGCTTACCAGGAGCCAAACGTACCCTGCAGGATCGCCTGACGCGCTGTTCTTCGCGCTCCTCATAAGCTGGGTGCTTGGGGCTGTGGCCACCTACCTTTGGTACCGCCGAGGCGCCTGGCAAGATAAATCCCTCATCCCATCTTTAGAATCCTTGACGACATAAGACCTGCACCTGCGGTGCAAGCATTCGCCAGGTACACGGCTACCTGCGCCCACCAGCCGAGGGTAAGCGTCAAATAGCTGTTCTCAATCACTGCCTTTACACGTCCAGTGCTCTCGGGACTTGCCTGAGTTACTCCCCGTAACAGAAGCTCGTCTTTCGAATGCACTCAGCAATGACCGCCTCAAAAAACTCCTTTCTCCTTGCAACCGATGGATTTTCCATCCATCAGCATGGGGGTTGGTTTCTCCAGGTGATCAGCGTTTCGACGCATACGGCTCGTACTGATGGTCAACCCTAACTTGGGTGGATCGTGGAGCTTGCTGTGCTCCCCTGAGGCTAGCTAGATCAGGCGTGAAGAATGCTCATGAAGATCAGCGTAAGCGGTTCGAGATTGCCGTTGAAGGCTGCAATATCAGCTTCCATCAGCTCTTTCTCGTTCGCCTCGTGATAGGCTAGTTCATAACCAGCGTTAGCAGCCAATTGCTGAATGAAGAGACGTATTGCCCGGCCATTGCCTTCACGGAAAGGATGGAGAGCGTTCAACTCACCGGCGAAGTATGCAAGCCTTCCCGCGAACTGGGCCTTGTCCAAACCACGCAGGTAGCTCTCCTGCTTCAATTGGCCAAAGATCCGGCGTTGTTGATCCTCAATGAAGGTTGCTAGGCAGAACACGCTGTCGCCCTTTGCGATGTTGACGGTCCGGCTCCTTCCGGCGAAGTCATAGACGTCTCCAAGCAGACGTTCGTGAATGTGCTGAAGATGAGCGAAGTCAAACTCCCCTTTGACCGGGTCAGTCGCGAGCTGCAACATTCGCACATGGCAAATCGCACCTTCTGCCTGTTTGAGCTGCTCCGGGTCTGTGATACCCAGTCTGTTGGGCAGGATACACCTCTGTTCGGAAAAGTATCCTTCCATGATCTAGTTGCTGCAGTATCGAAACTTGTACTGTTGAACCAGCTCGGCAGCAGTTATTTTGCCTCTAAGCATCTGCTTGCCTTCCTGTATGACTATGTCAGGTATTTGAAACCCTTCCATACGAGCATTGAATAGAGCCGTCCTAACCACTGCAGCTTGCTTTTCTTCGGAGATGACCTTAAACACCTGCGTACCTTCTCGTATGATACGAGCATTGGATGGGTCCGTCTTGACCACTACAGTTCGCCTTCTTCGCGAGATGGTTCTCACTTTTCGTACCCCCTACATCCTAATTATACCACATTCTGCTTATTCATCTCTGGCTCCTTGCACCGTTCTTGAGCAGTTGCACAGTAAGTGATCACCTGAGCCAGGGGGGCCTAAGTAGTTCTCGATTAGTCTTTGCGCGATACGCCAGTTTGCATTATGATCTCTGCTAGACGCATGTTGGGCGTCGGGGGAGGCGTAACTCAGATGCGATTCGTACGACAACTCGACAAAGATGAGGTCCGCGTCCTTGAGACTATGAGACGTACTGCTGTAGGACGGGTGTCGCAGAGGGCACACATGATGGTCCATGAGGACGTCCTCAAGCCTCCCTCCGAGCTTGGGCACGCGTTTGCCATCTGGACTGCAGCGCGCCTTTGCGTCCACGTTGCAGTTCGGTATGGGGCCAACGTCTGCACGTCGACGATGTACGGCATTCTGAAAGGCCTGGGGTTGAGGCACAACCGCCCACGACACGCGGCCAAGCCAGGATACGATCCCCAGGCAAGAGCCAAGATGAACGCCATCACCGAAGTCCTCAGCTCGCCGATAGCGGCCAACCACGTTATCTACGAGGACTAGAGCGATGTCCATTTGCTTCCGACCCTGAGATCCGCGTGGATGCCGCAGGGTAAGCAGTTACGCGTTCCTACTCCTGGGACCAGCCAGAAGAAAAGCGTGTTCGGTGCAATGGACATCCGCACCGGCGCATTCATGCATCTCATCTTCGACAGAAAGCGAGCCGTTGAGTTCATCGAGTTCCTGGGGCACATCGTTG
It includes:
- a CDS encoding Fic family protein → MEGYFSEQRCILPNRLGITDPEQLKQAEGAICHVRMLQLATDPVKGEFDFAHLQHIHERLLGDVYDFAGRSRTVNIAKGDSVFCLATFIEDQQRRIFGQLKQESYLRGLDKAQFAGRLAYFAGELNALHPFREGNGRAIRLFIQQLAANAGYELAYHEANEKELMEADIAAFNGNLEPLTLIFMSILHA
- a CDS encoding antitoxin VbhA family protein, which produces MFKVISEEKQAAVVRTALFNARMEGFQIPDIVIQEGKQMLRGKITAAELVQQYKFRYCSN
- a CDS encoding winged helix-turn-helix domain-containing protein — its product is MRFVRQLDKDEVRVLETMRRTAVGRVSQRAHMMVHEDVLKPPSELGHAFAIWTAARLCVHVAVRYGANVCTSTMYGILKGLGLRHNRPRHAAKPGYDPQARAKMNAITEVLSSPIAANHVIYED